Genomic segment of Candidatus Aegiribacteria sp.:
TTTGCCGGAACGAGAAGTAGTCGGGTATATGGTATGCAGAAAAAATAAAGTGTTCATCTTCGCCCCTACAAAAATTATGCGAAAGGCATCCGAAGAACGATTTTCTGAAGTATAAAATAGCACGCGGAAAACAACGTACCAAGAAAAGACATGTAAGTACTATTCGTAGAACCCGTTCTGATTACAGGGCGGAAATAGGATGACCGTGGATAGCTTCAATTACTTACAATGAGATGGTCCTGCAGCTGAACAAGAGGTTTTTCGGGCTTGTAGAAGTTGCTGTAAACGTATTCGGTTATTTCTTCCTTCTGGTCATGTGAATAATCATGCACATTCGGATACAGAAGTATCATCCATATCACCGCCATAAGTTTTTCGAAATCATCGCTGAAGAACTTCACTCTGTGGGTCTCGACCTTGATATCAGCTTTTTCGAATCCTGGCATCCTGCCCAGTGCTTTGCCGAATGAGGCAAGGTCCTGGTCGTTTCTGCATCCGAAGAATTTCCCCGCGAAGTGGTTGTAAAGCCATGTGGTTGAATCCTTTTCCCTGCAAACGGAAGACATCATTACAGCGTGTATGGCTCCCTTTTCAGCCAGGATGATATCGTAGAGACTGACGAACAGCTCGGTCCAGTCAGATTCGCTTGCGTAGTAAAGAGAATGATGTAGCGTTATCAGATCCTGTTTGCTGCCAGCCAGAGTTTCTTTAAGAAAACGTTTTGCTTCTGCGGCGTGAATCAATGCTTTATTGTAATCCGCCTGTATGGTGGTTACATGGCTTATCCAGTGGCTCTTAACCCGCCTGTTGATTACGGACAGGGGTACGCTGTCGATATCAAGAAGGTACAATCCGCCCCTGAACGCCGCTTCAAGAATCTGAAACTGCGGCTCCGAACCGCATCCGATTGAAAGGGCCTTCAGTTTGCGGTCAAGAGGGGTTAATTTGAAGATTTCCCTGATTATCCGCATCAGCTCTTCCGCGATATCCACCTTATCTCCGCTGTTCTGCGACCAGATGGTATCTTCATCGTACATGTCTATTTCACCGGCCTGAATACCTTTTTCTATCAGTTTGCTTTTAGCCTGCATATTTCATCAGCTTTCTTCCTTCAGTAAATTGACGAAGTGTAGTACTCCCCCATCAGGTTGAGCCTTGCGGGAATACCTGGAGGCGCATATTCCTGTATAAGATATTCTTCGCTTTTTCCATGTTTCCTTAAAAGAGCTTCCGCATAGGCGGAACGGGAATGGGAGTATTTGCCCGAAGCTATCACAAGCCCGGATTTCCCTTCTGAGACCAGTTCGGGAAGAATACCCGCAAGCCAGTGAATGGGAGTGTGGTTCCTCCAGCTGTCAACGTATACAGTGTTAACCCTGCCCGAAAGTACATCCTGGGAGAATGTTGTTCTGTTCGAAGAAGTCTCTCCGCAGAGAACCGATGTTCTTACTATCAGAGCATCGGGGCACGCTTTTTGAATCAGTATGTCGGCAACAAGCTTGGTCCATCCGTAGAACGACTTCGGAACTGCGGGAGAGGTTTCTCTGTAGGGTGGATTTCCCCCGCTGTACACAAGATCCGTCGAAAAATGAACAAAAGGAATGTTGTTCGATCCGCAGTACTGAGCCAGTAAACGAGGCCAGACTGTGTTCAGAATCCAGCTTTCGGCAGGCCGGTCCGCACAGCAGGAGGGAGAAGATACCGCGGCTGTATTCACAACCATATCGAAGTCTTCTCCCAGAAGGCCTTCTCTATCCTTTTCTGAAAGGATATCGCACTTCACTGTTCCCTTTTCTCCCCTTCGGGTCGAGGGAAGAATATCCCACACACCGGAAAGATCATTATTGATAACGGAGCCCAGTCTACCTGCGGCCCCGGTAAGAAGAACCCGGGGCTTCTTCAAGTATCCTGTCTTTCTCCGGGTACAGATACAAAAGTAGCTTTTCCGCGGGCTTTCTCTTCACCATCCTGAAACACGGATGCCTGAAGCTTTATAATTTTCCCTCTATGCTCGATCATTTCCGCCTCAATCCTTACCGCTCTTTCTATTAGAACAGGTTTCATGAACCTGACGGAAATATTCGCTGTGGCGCAGAATCCCGCCACGCTCATGGCGGCGTATGCCATCGATTCATCAAGAAGTGTCGATATCAGCCCCCCGTGAACGACTCCCGCGTATCCCTGGTGACGCTTTTTCGGCATCCATTGAATAATGCCCTTCCCGTTTTCCCCAACCGGTTCAAGCTGCAGGCCGAAGGGATTTCTCTCCCCGCATACGAAACAGTAGCGGTCATCGTCGAAAACATCACCCATAAAGAGTCTCCCCTAAAGAAATTCTCCGGGATTTGAAACCAGGTATTCGAAGATACCATCGGTTCCTACAATTATGCTGCCTGAGTTTCCCATGACAGCTTCAAGCGTCTCAAGTGATCGGACGAAACTGTAGAAATCAGGATAGCTGTTGTAAGCCTCAGCATAGGTCGCCGCTGCCGTACTGTCGGCGATTCCTCTTATTGTGAGCGCTGTCCGGTTAGCTTCCGCCCTGATGGAATCAACTTG
This window contains:
- a CDS encoding class I SAM-dependent methyltransferase, with the protein product MQAKSKLIEKGIQAGEIDMYDEDTIWSQNSGDKVDIAEELMRIIREIFKLTPLDRKLKALSIGCGSEPQFQILEAAFRGGLYLLDIDSVPLSVINRRVKSHWISHVTTIQADYNKALIHAAEAKRFLKETLAGSKQDLITLHHSLYYASESDWTELFVSLYDIILAEKGAIHAVMMSSVCREKDSTTWLYNHFAGKFFGCRNDQDLASFGKALGRMPGFEKADIKVETHRVKFFSDDFEKLMAVIWMILLYPNVHDYSHDQKEEITEYVYSNFYKPEKPLVQLQDHLIVSN
- a CDS encoding sugar nucleotide-binding protein — encoded protein: MKKPRVLLTGAAGRLGSVINNDLSGVWDILPSTRRGEKGTVKCDILSEKDREGLLGEDFDMVVNTAAVSSPSCCADRPAESWILNTVWPRLLAQYCGSNNIPFVHFSTDLVYSGGNPPYRETSPAVPKSFYGWTKLVADILIQKACPDALIVRTSVLCGETSSNRTTFSQDVLSGRVNTVYVDSWRNHTPIHWLAGILPELVSEGKSGLVIASGKYSHSRSAYAEALLRKHGKSEEYLIQEYAPPGIPARLNLMGEYYTSSIY
- a CDS encoding PaaI family thioesterase, which gives rise to MGDVFDDDRYCFVCGERNPFGLQLEPVGENGKGIIQWMPKKRHQGYAGVVHGGLISTLLDESMAYAAMSVAGFCATANISVRFMKPVLIERAVRIEAEMIEHRGKIIKLQASVFQDGEEKARGKATFVSVPGERQDT